A genome region from Labilibaculum antarcticum includes the following:
- a CDS encoding sulfatase family protein, with the protein MKLSISLLFLVLLASCSVKTTNKPNILWITSEDNSPLLGCYDDAFATTPNLDKLASEGFLYTHAYANAPVCAPARNTIISGVYANSAGNQHMRSYNNKSDSVRLYPDYLREAGYYCTNNRKTDYNINKQQTSELWDETSDKAHYKNRKPGQPFFAIFNIGVSHEVTIHRSRPSSELRHSPDSVPLPPYHPATEEMKHDWAQYYDQVENMDTKVGQFLAELEASGEADNTIVFYYSDHGGVLARSKRYVYETGTHVPFIVRIPEKFKHLFPESNTGSKVDRIISFVDLAPTLLSILNIPIPDFMQGNAFMGEQKTEDPQYAYMFRGRMDERYDMCRAVRDQKYRYIRNYMPYRSHGQHLTYLWNAPSARSWERAYKAGECNEIQSAFWKEKPFEELYDTENDPWEINNLANNSEYSETLIRMRAAVKDWSHNIHDAGFIPEGEMLSLTKQSAPYDLVRSANMPLDTIINVADIVTQGLVKNRDLCIAYLKNENSVIRYWGATGLLILKNEAAIAIPELKLVLNDDSPNVAIVAAETLYNLGEKELALKSLNTLVNHNVPEIRCQALNTVDCLGVDDETIKASTLQLIANSPKKEKKSEDLRMAEWLVQKWEL; encoded by the coding sequence ATGAAATTATCAATTAGTTTGCTATTTCTTGTACTATTAGCTTCTTGTTCTGTTAAAACAACTAATAAGCCTAATATTCTTTGGATTACAAGTGAAGATAATAGCCCGTTGCTGGGATGTTATGATGATGCATTTGCAACGACGCCTAACCTTGATAAGCTGGCTTCGGAAGGCTTTTTATATACCCATGCTTATGCTAATGCACCAGTGTGTGCTCCAGCACGTAATACGATTATTTCAGGTGTTTATGCCAATTCTGCGGGTAATCAGCATATGCGTAGTTACAACAATAAGTCTGATTCTGTGCGTCTTTATCCTGATTATTTGCGCGAAGCAGGTTACTATTGTACAAATAATAGAAAAACAGATTACAATATAAATAAGCAACAAACCAGTGAGCTTTGGGATGAGACGAGTGATAAGGCACATTATAAAAATAGAAAACCTGGGCAACCATTTTTTGCCATTTTTAATATTGGAGTTTCTCACGAAGTAACCATTCATCGTTCTCGACCTTCGAGCGAGCTACGCCATAGTCCTGATAGTGTTCCATTACCTCCATACCATCCAGCAACTGAAGAAATGAAACATGATTGGGCGCAATACTACGACCAAGTGGAAAATATGGATACTAAGGTTGGACAGTTTTTGGCTGAATTAGAGGCCTCAGGTGAAGCTGATAATACCATTGTCTTTTATTATAGTGATCATGGTGGAGTGTTGGCACGAAGCAAACGCTATGTTTATGAAACGGGAACTCATGTTCCATTTATTGTTCGAATACCTGAGAAATTCAAACATCTTTTTCCTGAATCAAATACTGGAAGTAAAGTCGATCGTATAATTAGTTTTGTCGATCTGGCACCAACCTTATTGAGTATTCTTAATATTCCTATTCCTGATTTTATGCAAGGAAATGCATTTATGGGCGAACAAAAAACGGAAGATCCTCAGTATGCGTATATGTTTCGTGGGAGAATGGATGAGCGTTACGACATGTGCCGTGCAGTTCGTGATCAAAAATACCGTTACATCCGTAATTACATGCCATACCGATCACATGGACAGCATTTAACTTATTTATGGAATGCACCTTCGGCACGCTCTTGGGAACGAGCATATAAAGCAGGAGAATGTAATGAAATACAAAGTGCTTTTTGGAAAGAAAAACCTTTTGAGGAGTTGTATGATACTGAGAATGATCCTTGGGAAATAAATAATTTAGCAAACAATTCAGAATATAGCGAAACACTGATACGCATGAGAGCTGCGGTAAAAGACTGGTCGCACAATATACACGATGCAGGTTTTATTCCTGAAGGAGAAATGTTATCGCTTACCAAGCAATCAGCGCCTTACGATTTAGTAAGATCCGCTAATATGCCACTAGATACTATTATTAATGTTGCGGATATTGTTACTCAAGGTTTAGTTAAAAACAGAGACTTGTGTATAGCATATCTTAAAAATGAAAATAGTGTGATCCGATACTGGGGAGCAACTGGCCTATTAATTCTTAAAAATGAAGCAGCCATAGCAATTCCAGAATTAAAACTAGTATTAAATGATGATTCGCCAAATGTTGCAATTGTTGCGGCTGAAACACTTTATAATTTAGGCGAAAAAGAATTAGCACTAAAATCGTTAAATACATTAGTAAACCATAATGTCCCTGAGATACGTTGTCAGGCTTTAAATACTGTCGATTGTTTGGGTGTAGATGATGAAACAATTAAAGCGAGTACTTTGCAGCTTATTGCTAACAGTCCTAAGAAAGAGAAAAAAAGCGAAGATCTTAGAATGGCCGAATGGTTAGTTCAAAAATGGGAATTGTAA